The Xenopus laevis strain J_2021 chromosome 7S, Xenopus_laevis_v10.1, whole genome shotgun sequence genome includes a window with the following:
- the LOC108697277 gene encoding eukaryotic translation initiation factor 4 gamma 3 isoform X14, whose product MSLPQKAALKPTGTGALVLGPPPTLVPPPAAPAAIRALQPPPQISRGALQQTLDERIFTPSAVSAVYSTVAAQVARQPGPPAPSPYSTHDLTKGHPNLAATPPGHASSPGLSQASYASGQSPAPTLVYPQPPQTMSSQPQTRSPFFQRPQIQPPRAAIQTSSPSIRTGAQTQSAVYQPNQHIMMVNHLPLSYAMPQGPQYCIPQYRHSAPPYVGPPQQYPVQPPGPNPFYPGPGPGDFPNPYGAPFYSSPPVYQSAPIIVPTQQQQQQPPPPAKREKKPIRIRDPNQGGKDITEEIMSGVGSRNSTPPILRPSSTPTPPQLPSQEHGPVVYRTLGSPHLMATFPAAPVSEPKPEEKPKPDLTLKSSPPLCVGPESIDFDSSDAMEQGPRPASSERAEPCLLRGVSPAPIVVATVPSTQAFPCHLEDTRGSESPTQAPTPTPLQDLDPAETEESVCKDSVGQIPPADAPATAQEMNGLGDDIGTADGALGEEPAEVDLAELPDLATSMDSEIEFTTPSNVPLSSPQPSPPPPLIAATLLTTTRLSPPAAAPPCAQDVEEQEDEGTTSILESEAEEQNKGKTEGDSELEADVKFLSISSTQSPVEAPTTAISAPKMWQKPKDETLDMGETSQSDAEPQYDADLLEDKVTEVDQDPVTCSSSSAVETEHLYLSNMKAQEQNGEVEPIRNGADANSEGEGTDLPSSSEEGSAYPYTKAEGSAVEESSDASQEPPAPQADGKRQYNRDFLLGFQFMPACVHKPEGLPPISDVVLDKINQPKLPIRALDTRMLQRGPDFTPAYADFGRPAPGGRGMPLLSVGPRRSQPGQRREPRKIIMNISVSDDIHLKKAENAWKPNVKRESLPEDPDSIRTQALFRKVRSILNKLTPQMFNQLMKQVTDLTVDTEERLKGVIDLVFEKAIDEPGFSVAYANMCRCLATLKVPMADKPGSTVNFRKLLLNRCQKEFEKDKADDDVFEKKQKDLELATTQPEEKSRLQEELEEAKDKARRRSIGNIKFIGELFKLKMLTEAIMHDCVVKLLKNHDEESLECLCRLLTTIGKDLDFEKAKPRMDQYFHQMVKIVKERKTSSRIRFMLQDIIDLRLNNWVSRRADQGPKTIEQIHKEAKIEEQEEQRKVQQLMTKEKRRPAGVQRVDEGGWNTVQGAKNNRVLDPSKFLKITKPTIDEKIQLVPKAQPGSWLKGSSGGAKASETESLRPGAPGLNRFSALQQPLSSVSSSSSSADLESRRLITSSRGSAGREKNDKSSAPSSVSAAPRPSPPLHDLGDNQEEHRRETLQTVKQLSSITEPDKNTVPERRPKEPAKSEPSEPDKLTLSEEEMERKSKAIIDEFLHIHDYKEAMQCVEEFGANGPLSAFVRQGVESTLERSQITRDHMGQLLYQLVQSGTLSKQDFFTGFSETLELADDMAIDIPHIWLYLAELVTPMLKEGGISLRELITEFGKALLPVGRGGVLLSEILHLLCKQMSHKRVATLWRETGLQWNDLLPEGEDVQSFVSEKNLDFTLSDCSSPSENLSKKEMSAEEQNKRLEQLIIQEKANDEQIFDWVEANLEESQMSSPTFLRALMTAVCKTAILGDCSSCRVDTSFLKQRVPVLLKYLDSDTERELQALYALQALIVTLDQPPNLLRMFFDCLYDEEVISEDAFYKWESSKDPAEQDGKGVALKSVTAFFTWLREAEEESEDN is encoded by the exons tttttccaGAGGCCCCAGATTCAGCCCCCCCGTGCCGCCATCCAGACCAGTAGCCCCTCCATCCGGACTGGAGCCCAGACGCAGAGTGCAGTGTATCAGCCCAACCAGCACATCATGATGGTCAATCACCTGCCACTGTCATACGCCATGCCCCAGGGACCCCAGTACTGCATCCCCCAG TACCGACACAGCGCTCCTCCATACGTGGGGCCTCCTCAGCAGTATCCAGTCCAGCCGCCTGGTCCTAATCCGTTCTATCCTGGCCCGGGTCCTGGAGACTTTCCAAACCCTTATG GAGCCCCGTTCTACTCGAGCCCTCCTGTGTACCAGTCTGCGCCCATCATTGTGCCAacacagcagcaacagcagcagcccCCGCCTCCTGCCAAGCGAGAGAAGAAGCCG ATTAGAATACGAGACCCCAATCAAGGGGGCAAAGATATCACAGAGGAAATCATGTCTGGAGTGGGCAGCCGGAACTCCACCCCACCCATCCTCAGACCCAGCTCTACACCGACGCCCCCTCAG CTGCCTAGCCAGGAGCATGGCCCAGTGGTGTACAGGACTTTGGGGAGTCCTCATCTCATGGCAACTTTCCCTGCTGCTCCTGTCAGCGAACCCAAACCAG AGGAGAAGCCAAAACCAGACCTCACATTAAAATCCAGCCCTCCCCTGTGTGTGGGGCCCGAGTCCATTGATTTTGACAGCAGTGATGCCATGGAACAGGGGCCCAGACCCGCCTCTTCTGAACGAGCTGAACCATGTCTTCTGCGGGGGGTATCACCAGCTCCCATTGTAGTAGCCACTGTGCCCAGCACACAAGCCTTTCCTTGCCACCTGGAAGATACGAGGGGAAGCGAGAGCCCAACACAGGCCCCTACCCCCACCCCTCTGCAAGACTTGGACCCGGCTGAGACAGAGGAGAGTGTATGCAAGGACTCTGTGGGGCAAATCCCACCGGCTGATGCCCCAGCGACTGCTCAAGAGATGAATGGACTAGGGGATGATATTGGCACAGCAGACGGTGCCCTGGGGGAGGAACCAGCAGAAGTGGATTTGGCCGAGTTGCCCGACTTGGCCACATCGATGGATTCAGAGATTGAATTCACTACTCCTTCCAACGTGCCTCTCTCCTCCCCACagccctctcctcctcctcctctcattGCTGCTACTCTACTCACTACCACTAGACTCTCCCCTCCTGCCGCTGCCCCCCCCTGTGCCCAAGATGTGGAAGAGCAGGAGGACGAGGGCACAACTTCCATCCTAGAGAGTGAAGCAGAGGAACAGAACAAAGGGAAAACAGAGGGGGACTCCGAACTGGAAGCCGATGTGAAATTCCTGAGCATCAGCTCTACACAAAGCCCAGTGGAAG CCCCAACCACCGCCATAAGTGCACCAAAGATGTGGCAGAAACCAAAAGATGAGACTCTAGATATGGGGGAGACTTCACAGTCCGACGCAGAG CCACAATATGATGCTGATCTCCTGGAGGACAAAGTCACAGAAGTGGATCAAGATCCAGTcacctgcagcagcagcagcgcagtAGAAACAGAGCACCTGTACCTGAGCAATATGAAAGCACAGGAGCAGAATGGAGAGGTGGAACCAATACGCAATGGGGCTGATGCCAACTCTGAGGGTGAAGGGACAGATTTACCATCAAGCTCAGAGGAAGGTTCGGCCTACCCTTATACTAAAGCAG AGGGCAGTGCAGTTGAGGAATCTTCTGATGCCTCTCAGGAGCCCCCGGCACCCCAAGCTGATGGCAAGCGTCAGTATAATCGGGATTTCTTGCTGGGCTTCCAGTTCATGCCTGCGTGTGTTCATAAGCCTGAGGGCCTTCCCCCAATCAGCGATGTCGTTCTGGACAAG ATCAATCAGCCCAAGTTACCCATTAGGGCCCTGGACACTCGGATGCTGCAGAGAGGGCCAGACTTCACCCCTGCCTATGCAGATTTTGGGAGACCTGCCCCCGGTGGCCGAGGCATGCCA CTACTGAGTGTGGGTCCCAGGAGGTCCCAGCCAGGACAGAGGCGGGAGCCCAGGAAAATCATCATGAATATCTCTGTGAGCGACGACATCCACTTGAAAAAAGCAGAAAACGCCTGGAAGCCCAATGTCAAAAGGGAAAGTCTGCCGGAGGATCCAGACAGCATCAGAACTCAG GCCCTGTTCCGCAAGGTCCGAAGCATTCTGAACAAACTCACCCCCCAGATGTTCAACCAACTCATGAAGCAGGTGACGGATCTGACTGTAGACACGGAGGAGAGACTCAAAGGAGTCATTGATCTGGTGTTTGAGAAAGCAATCGATGAGCCCGGCTTCTCCGTGGCCTATGCCAACATGTGCCGATGCCTTGCTACG CTGAAAGTGCCGATGGCCGACAAGCCGGGGAGCACGGTGAACTTCCGCAAGCTGCTGCTGAACCGCTGCCAGAAGGAGTTTGAAAAAGACAAAGCAGACGACGATGTTTTTGAAAAGAAGCAAAAAGATCTAGAATTGGCCACAACg CAGCCAGAGGAGAAGTCGCGGCTACAGGAGGAGCTGGAAGAGGCTAAAGACAAAGCCCGGCGCAGGTCCATTGggaacataaagtttattggagagtTATTTAAGCTGAAGATGCTGACAGAAGCCATTATGCACGACTGTGTGGTCAAACTGCTCAAGAACCACGACGAGGAATCACTCGAGTGCTTGTGCCGGTTACTCACCACCATCGGCAAAGACCTGGACTTTGAGAAAGCCAAA CCACGTATGGATCAGTACTTTCACCAGATGGTGAAGATCGTAAAGGAGAGAAAAACCTCTTCTAGAATCCGGTTTATGCTGCAGGACATTATAGACCTCAGACTG AATAACTGGGTGTCCCGGAGGGCAGACCAGGGGCCCAAGACCATCGAGCAGATCCATAAAGAGGCCAAAATAGAAGAACAGGAGGAACAGAGAAAAGTGCAGCAGTTAATGACCAAAGAGAAGAGGAGACCAG CAGGGGTGCAGAGAGTGGATGAAGGCGGATGGAACACGGTGCAGGGGGCAAAGAATAACAGGGTGCTGGACCCTTCCAAGTTTCTGAAAATCACTAAG CCCACCATAGATGAGAAGATCCAGTTGGTTCCCAAAGCTCAGCCTGGCAGCTGGTTAAAGGGGAGCAGTGGAGGTGCCAAGGCCAGTGAGACTG AATCTCTGAGACCAGGAGCCCCCGGCCTGAACAGGTTCTCTGCCCTGCAGCAGCCACTCTCTTctgtgtcttcttcctcctcctcagcTGATCTGGAATCTCGCAGGTTAATAACCAG TAGCCGTGGAAGTGCAGGGCGAGAGAAAAACGACAAATCTTCTGCACCTTCATCCGTCTCCGCTGCACCCCGTCCCAGCCCCCCCCTGCACGACTTGGGTGATAATCAGGAAGAACATCGCCGGGAGACCCTCCAGACTGTGAAACAGCTGAGCAGCATCACTGAACCCGACAAGAACACTGTGCCAGAAAGACGCCCCAAAGAGCCAG CCAAGTCCGAGCCATCAGAACCAGACAAACTAACTCTGTCGGAAGAGGAGATGGAGAGGAAATCCAAGGCCATCATTGATGAGTTCCTCCATATTCACGACTACAAG GAGGCCATGCAGTGTGTCGAGGAGTTTGGTGCCAACGGGCCGCTGTCAGCGTTTGTGCGACAGGGAGTGGAGTCGACGCTGGAACGGAGTCAGATCACCAGGGATCACATGGGACAGCTCCTCTACCAGCTGGTCCAGTCGGGCACACTCAGCAAACAGGACTTCTTCACAGG GTTCTCAGAGACTCTGGAGCTGGCAGACGACATGGCTATTGATATCCCCCACATCTGGCTGTACCTAGCCGAGCTGGTGACCCCCATGTTGAAAGAAGGCGGGATCTCTCTACGAGAACTGATAAC AGAGTTTGGTAAAGCTCTGCTCCCTGTGGGACGTGGAGGAGTATTATTGTCAGAAATATTGCACCTTCTATGCAAACAAATG AGCCATAAGCGAGTAGCCACATTGTGGAGAGAGACCGGACTTCAGTGGAATGACCTGTTACCTGAAGGAGAAGATGTCCAGAGCTTTGTCAGTGAGAAG AACTTGGACTTCACGCTGTCCGACTGCTCCAGCCCTTCTGagaatctttccaagaaagagatGTCGGCCGAGGAGCAGAACAAGAGGctggagcagctcattatacaggaAAAGGCTAACGATGAGCAGATCTTTGATTGGGTAGAG GCTAATCTAGAGGAGAGTCAGATGAGTTCGCCTACATTCCTTAGAGCTTTAATGACGGCGGTGTGCAAAACGGCAATTTTAG GGGACTGTTCTTCCTGCCGCGTGGACACTTCCTTCCTCAAGCAGAGGGTTCCAGTTCTACTAAAGTATCTGGACTCTGACACAGAGCGAGAACTACAAGCACTTTATGCACTACAAGCATTAATAGTAACACTTGATCAACCTCCCA ACTTGTTGCGCATGTTTTTCGATTGCCTCTATGACGAGGAGGTGATTTCGGAGGACGCCTTCTACAAATGGGAGAGCAGTAAGGACCCAGCAGAACAAGATGGCAAGGGGGTGGCACTAAAGTCGGTGACGGCCTTCTTCACGTGGCTGCGGGAGGCAGAGGAGGAGTCGGAGGACAACTAG
- the LOC108697277 gene encoding eukaryotic translation initiation factor 4 gamma 3 isoform X24 — MSLPQKAALKPTGTGALVLGPPPTLVPPPAAPAAIRALQPPPQISRGALQQTLDERIFTPSAVSAVYSTVAAQVARQPGPPAPSPYSTHDLTKGHPNLAATPPGHASSPGLSQASYASGQSPAPTLVYPQPPQTMSSQPQTRSPFAAGPRPAHHQFFQRPQIQPPRAAIQTSSPSIRTGAQTQSAVYQPNQHIMMVNHLPLSYAMPQGPQYCIPQYRHSAPPYVGPPQQYPVQPPGPNPFYPGPGPGDFPNPYGAPFYSSPPVYQSAPIIVPTQQQQQQPPPPAKREKKPIRIRDPNQGGKDITEEIMSGVGSRNSTPPILRPSSTPTPPQQLPSQEHGPVVYRTLGSPHLMATFPAAPVSEPKPEEKPKPDLTLKSSPPLCVGPESIDFDSSDAMEQGPRPASSERAEPCLLRGVSPAPIVVATVPSTQAFPCHLEDTRGSESPTQAPTPTPLQDLDPAETEESVCKDSVGQIPPADAPATAQEMNGLGDDIGTADGALGEEPAEVDLAELPDLATSMDSEIEFTTPSNVPLSSPQPSPPPPLIAATLLTTTRLSPPAAAPPCAQDVEEQEDEGTTSILESEAEEQNKGKTEGDSELEADVKFLSISSTQSPVEAPTTAISAPKMWQKPKDETLDMGETSQSDAEPQYDADLLEDKVTEVDQDPVTCSSSSAVETEHLYLSNMKAQEQNGEVEPIRNGADANSEGEGTDLPSSSEEGSAYPYTKAEGSAVEESSDASQEPPAPQADGKRQYNRDFLLGFQFMPACVHKPEGLPPISDVVLDKINQPKLPIRALDTRMLQRGPDFTPAYADFGRPAPGGRGMPLLSVGPRRSQPGQRREPRKIIMNISVSDDIHLKKAENAWKPNVKRESLPEDPDSIRTQALFRKVRSILNKLTPQMFNQLMKQVTDLTVDTEERLKGVIDLVFEKAIDEPGFSVAYANMCRCLATLKVPMADKPGSTVNFRKLLLNRCQKEFEKDKADDDVFEKKQKDLELATTPEEKSRLQEELEEAKDKARRRSIGNIKFIGELFKLKMLTEAIMHDCVVKLLKNHDEESLECLCRLLTTIGKDLDFEKAKPRMDQYFHQMVKIVKERKTSSRIRFMLQDIIDLRLNNWVSRRADQGPKTIEQIHKEAKIEEQEEQRKVQQLMTKEKRRPGVQRVDEGGWNTVQGAKNNRVLDPSKFLKITKPTIDEKIQLVPKAQPGSWLKGSSGGAKASETESLRPGAPGLNRFSALQQPLSSVSSSSSSADLESRRLITSSRGSAGREKNDKSSAPSSVSAAPRPSPPLHDLGDNQEEHRRETLQTVKQLSSITEPDKNTVPERRPKEPAKSEPSEPDKLTLSEEEMERKSKAIIDEFLHIHDYKEAMQCVEEFGANGPLSAFVRQGVESTLERSQITRDHMGQLLYQLVQSGTLSKQDFFTGFSETLELADDMAIDIPHIWLYLAELVTPMLKEGGISLRELITEFGKALLPVGRGGVLLSEILHLLCKQMSHKRVATLWRETGLQWNDLLPEGEDVQSFVSEKNLDFTLSDCSSPSENLSKKEMSAEEQNKRLEQLIIQEKANDEQIFDWVEANLEESQMSSPTFLRALMTAVCKTAILGDCSSCRVDTSFLKQRVPVLLKYLDSDTERELQALYALQALIVTLDQPPNLLRMFFDCLYDEEVISEDAFYKWESSKDPAEQDGKGVALKSVTAFFTWLREAEEESEDN, encoded by the exons tttttccaGAGGCCCCAGATTCAGCCCCCCCGTGCCGCCATCCAGACCAGTAGCCCCTCCATCCGGACTGGAGCCCAGACGCAGAGTGCAGTGTATCAGCCCAACCAGCACATCATGATGGTCAATCACCTGCCACTGTCATACGCCATGCCCCAGGGACCCCAGTACTGCATCCCCCAG TACCGACACAGCGCTCCTCCATACGTGGGGCCTCCTCAGCAGTATCCAGTCCAGCCGCCTGGTCCTAATCCGTTCTATCCTGGCCCGGGTCCTGGAGACTTTCCAAACCCTTATG GAGCCCCGTTCTACTCGAGCCCTCCTGTGTACCAGTCTGCGCCCATCATTGTGCCAacacagcagcaacagcagcagcccCCGCCTCCTGCCAAGCGAGAGAAGAAGCCG ATTAGAATACGAGACCCCAATCAAGGGGGCAAAGATATCACAGAGGAAATCATGTCTGGAGTGGGCAGCCGGAACTCCACCCCACCCATCCTCAGACCCAGCTCTACACCGACGCCCCCTCAG CAGCTGCCTAGCCAGGAGCATGGCCCAGTGGTGTACAGGACTTTGGGGAGTCCTCATCTCATGGCAACTTTCCCTGCTGCTCCTGTCAGCGAACCCAAACCAG AGGAGAAGCCAAAACCAGACCTCACATTAAAATCCAGCCCTCCCCTGTGTGTGGGGCCCGAGTCCATTGATTTTGACAGCAGTGATGCCATGGAACAGGGGCCCAGACCCGCCTCTTCTGAACGAGCTGAACCATGTCTTCTGCGGGGGGTATCACCAGCTCCCATTGTAGTAGCCACTGTGCCCAGCACACAAGCCTTTCCTTGCCACCTGGAAGATACGAGGGGAAGCGAGAGCCCAACACAGGCCCCTACCCCCACCCCTCTGCAAGACTTGGACCCGGCTGAGACAGAGGAGAGTGTATGCAAGGACTCTGTGGGGCAAATCCCACCGGCTGATGCCCCAGCGACTGCTCAAGAGATGAATGGACTAGGGGATGATATTGGCACAGCAGACGGTGCCCTGGGGGAGGAACCAGCAGAAGTGGATTTGGCCGAGTTGCCCGACTTGGCCACATCGATGGATTCAGAGATTGAATTCACTACTCCTTCCAACGTGCCTCTCTCCTCCCCACagccctctcctcctcctcctctcattGCTGCTACTCTACTCACTACCACTAGACTCTCCCCTCCTGCCGCTGCCCCCCCCTGTGCCCAAGATGTGGAAGAGCAGGAGGACGAGGGCACAACTTCCATCCTAGAGAGTGAAGCAGAGGAACAGAACAAAGGGAAAACAGAGGGGGACTCCGAACTGGAAGCCGATGTGAAATTCCTGAGCATCAGCTCTACACAAAGCCCAGTGGAAG CCCCAACCACCGCCATAAGTGCACCAAAGATGTGGCAGAAACCAAAAGATGAGACTCTAGATATGGGGGAGACTTCACAGTCCGACGCAGAG CCACAATATGATGCTGATCTCCTGGAGGACAAAGTCACAGAAGTGGATCAAGATCCAGTcacctgcagcagcagcagcgcagtAGAAACAGAGCACCTGTACCTGAGCAATATGAAAGCACAGGAGCAGAATGGAGAGGTGGAACCAATACGCAATGGGGCTGATGCCAACTCTGAGGGTGAAGGGACAGATTTACCATCAAGCTCAGAGGAAGGTTCGGCCTACCCTTATACTAAAGCAG AGGGCAGTGCAGTTGAGGAATCTTCTGATGCCTCTCAGGAGCCCCCGGCACCCCAAGCTGATGGCAAGCGTCAGTATAATCGGGATTTCTTGCTGGGCTTCCAGTTCATGCCTGCGTGTGTTCATAAGCCTGAGGGCCTTCCCCCAATCAGCGATGTCGTTCTGGACAAG ATCAATCAGCCCAAGTTACCCATTAGGGCCCTGGACACTCGGATGCTGCAGAGAGGGCCAGACTTCACCCCTGCCTATGCAGATTTTGGGAGACCTGCCCCCGGTGGCCGAGGCATGCCA CTACTGAGTGTGGGTCCCAGGAGGTCCCAGCCAGGACAGAGGCGGGAGCCCAGGAAAATCATCATGAATATCTCTGTGAGCGACGACATCCACTTGAAAAAAGCAGAAAACGCCTGGAAGCCCAATGTCAAAAGGGAAAGTCTGCCGGAGGATCCAGACAGCATCAGAACTCAG GCCCTGTTCCGCAAGGTCCGAAGCATTCTGAACAAACTCACCCCCCAGATGTTCAACCAACTCATGAAGCAGGTGACGGATCTGACTGTAGACACGGAGGAGAGACTCAAAGGAGTCATTGATCTGGTGTTTGAGAAAGCAATCGATGAGCCCGGCTTCTCCGTGGCCTATGCCAACATGTGCCGATGCCTTGCTACG CTGAAAGTGCCGATGGCCGACAAGCCGGGGAGCACGGTGAACTTCCGCAAGCTGCTGCTGAACCGCTGCCAGAAGGAGTTTGAAAAAGACAAAGCAGACGACGATGTTTTTGAAAAGAAGCAAAAAGATCTAGAATTGGCCACAACg CCAGAGGAGAAGTCGCGGCTACAGGAGGAGCTGGAAGAGGCTAAAGACAAAGCCCGGCGCAGGTCCATTGggaacataaagtttattggagagtTATTTAAGCTGAAGATGCTGACAGAAGCCATTATGCACGACTGTGTGGTCAAACTGCTCAAGAACCACGACGAGGAATCACTCGAGTGCTTGTGCCGGTTACTCACCACCATCGGCAAAGACCTGGACTTTGAGAAAGCCAAA CCACGTATGGATCAGTACTTTCACCAGATGGTGAAGATCGTAAAGGAGAGAAAAACCTCTTCTAGAATCCGGTTTATGCTGCAGGACATTATAGACCTCAGACTG AATAACTGGGTGTCCCGGAGGGCAGACCAGGGGCCCAAGACCATCGAGCAGATCCATAAAGAGGCCAAAATAGAAGAACAGGAGGAACAGAGAAAAGTGCAGCAGTTAATGACCAAAGAGAAGAGGAGACCAG GGGTGCAGAGAGTGGATGAAGGCGGATGGAACACGGTGCAGGGGGCAAAGAATAACAGGGTGCTGGACCCTTCCAAGTTTCTGAAAATCACTAAG CCCACCATAGATGAGAAGATCCAGTTGGTTCCCAAAGCTCAGCCTGGCAGCTGGTTAAAGGGGAGCAGTGGAGGTGCCAAGGCCAGTGAGACTG AATCTCTGAGACCAGGAGCCCCCGGCCTGAACAGGTTCTCTGCCCTGCAGCAGCCACTCTCTTctgtgtcttcttcctcctcctcagcTGATCTGGAATCTCGCAGGTTAATAACCAG TAGCCGTGGAAGTGCAGGGCGAGAGAAAAACGACAAATCTTCTGCACCTTCATCCGTCTCCGCTGCACCCCGTCCCAGCCCCCCCCTGCACGACTTGGGTGATAATCAGGAAGAACATCGCCGGGAGACCCTCCAGACTGTGAAACAGCTGAGCAGCATCACTGAACCCGACAAGAACACTGTGCCAGAAAGACGCCCCAAAGAGCCAG CCAAGTCCGAGCCATCAGAACCAGACAAACTAACTCTGTCGGAAGAGGAGATGGAGAGGAAATCCAAGGCCATCATTGATGAGTTCCTCCATATTCACGACTACAAG GAGGCCATGCAGTGTGTCGAGGAGTTTGGTGCCAACGGGCCGCTGTCAGCGTTTGTGCGACAGGGAGTGGAGTCGACGCTGGAACGGAGTCAGATCACCAGGGATCACATGGGACAGCTCCTCTACCAGCTGGTCCAGTCGGGCACACTCAGCAAACAGGACTTCTTCACAGG GTTCTCAGAGACTCTGGAGCTGGCAGACGACATGGCTATTGATATCCCCCACATCTGGCTGTACCTAGCCGAGCTGGTGACCCCCATGTTGAAAGAAGGCGGGATCTCTCTACGAGAACTGATAAC AGAGTTTGGTAAAGCTCTGCTCCCTGTGGGACGTGGAGGAGTATTATTGTCAGAAATATTGCACCTTCTATGCAAACAAATG AGCCATAAGCGAGTAGCCACATTGTGGAGAGAGACCGGACTTCAGTGGAATGACCTGTTACCTGAAGGAGAAGATGTCCAGAGCTTTGTCAGTGAGAAG AACTTGGACTTCACGCTGTCCGACTGCTCCAGCCCTTCTGagaatctttccaagaaagagatGTCGGCCGAGGAGCAGAACAAGAGGctggagcagctcattatacaggaAAAGGCTAACGATGAGCAGATCTTTGATTGGGTAGAG GCTAATCTAGAGGAGAGTCAGATGAGTTCGCCTACATTCCTTAGAGCTTTAATGACGGCGGTGTGCAAAACGGCAATTTTAG GGGACTGTTCTTCCTGCCGCGTGGACACTTCCTTCCTCAAGCAGAGGGTTCCAGTTCTACTAAAGTATCTGGACTCTGACACAGAGCGAGAACTACAAGCACTTTATGCACTACAAGCATTAATAGTAACACTTGATCAACCTCCCA ACTTGTTGCGCATGTTTTTCGATTGCCTCTATGACGAGGAGGTGATTTCGGAGGACGCCTTCTACAAATGGGAGAGCAGTAAGGACCCAGCAGAACAAGATGGCAAGGGGGTGGCACTAAAGTCGGTGACGGCCTTCTTCACGTGGCTGCGGGAGGCAGAGGAGGAGTCGGAGGACAACTAG